From the genome of Thermodesulfobacteriota bacterium:
TGGAATTGGAATCCCCTGCTTTTTCATGAATTCCTCCAGATCCGGCCTTTTTATCCGCCGATGCCCGCCAACAGTCTTGTATGCATTTATATGGCCGGCCTCTATCCAGTTGATGATCGTTTTTGAGGATACTTTACAATGTTTGCTCGCTTCGAAAACGGTAAATATATCATCCATGGTCTTGTCCTCCTTGCACCTTTAAATATCTTCATATGCGACGGTCTTGGTCTGTTTAAAACGAAACTCCCCCGGAAAAGGAAACGGGGTTTTTCAGGATTTATCATAGAGCAGGCAAGTAGCGTTTCGGATCTGATGTTCAGCGCATGATTAGAGAGAAAATTGCGACGGCCAAAAGGAAAGCATGTCTTTAATAAGTTTTAATATTCAATATACCGACTAAAATAGAATGTCAAGAAAAAAATTATAAAAAGTATAATTAATATAATATCTATACTAAATAAGCCCTAAAATTAAGCCATTTATATATTTATTTTATTTATTTTTATAATTCTATTTTTAAAAAGCCCGTATATCCCTCCACCTGTCTTGAATTGGATAGAAATAGCGGAAAGTGTCAATGAAATGGTGATCTTAATAAGGAATGCGGCAGGAAAATGCGGGTTAGCAAAGATTGTAATCCATTAGAATATCAGGCTGTGATAGTTATGTGTTGAACATAATGAAATAATTTGCTATGTTTTTTCTATGAACTTACAAATCTCACATGATCGGAATGATGAAACCATCGAAGCTAAAGCGCTATGGTTTCGGTCACTTAGTCTTTCAGAGAGGATGGATGTGTTTTGCGCTTTTACAGACATGGCCCTTGAATTAAACCCTCAGATTGCGGATAAAAAGCATGCTCAACCGACTAAAGGAAGTGTTCAAATCCTTTCAGCAGCATGATGTCAGATATGTTGTCATCGGAGGTATTGCTGCTGTCCTTTATGGGGTTCCCAGAGCCACATTTGATCTGGATATCTTCATTGAAGCCTCACCACAAAATGCCCAACGATTGATCGATGCGCTGATAGATGCTAAAATGGGCACAGCCACTCTAACCCGCTCCGACGAAATCCTTGCCAATGAAATAACCATATTCAAGGACCGCGTACGAATCGACGTTCAGCTGTCAACGCCAGGCTTGCAATTTGAGAAATCTTGGAGCAGAAAACAAACCATGCAGTATCAGGGACAAGAATTTTACGTT
Proteins encoded in this window:
- a CDS encoding nucleotidyltransferase, producing MLNRLKEVFKSFQQHDVRYVVIGGIAAVLYGVPRATFDLDIFIEASPQNAQRLIDALIDAKMGTATLTRSDEILANEITIFKDRVRIDVQLSTPGLQFEKSWSRKQTMQYQGQEFYVVSLEDLIRSKRAAGRDVDLEDIRLLELPDDDAS